From a single Fusobacterium ulcerans ATCC 49185 genomic region:
- a CDS encoding M48 family metalloprotease codes for MEEKVYGKLFKEKGQASHHYIKLEEKTVDENGNIIEKDLNEKANRVQALVDSFAADLKYKGETPKILIGDLPTGVEAFASPENNTIAIDRKVLALADANKVLTLVGHELGHFNSYDAKTESTAKRVEDAIQGTKNKGKYTEKLEKEFQEKYAGRDISGSEAQKVIDGISEENREKYGFSTESFNIAGAFMVRPNFGKSSYYIINTEKEEGYLIETFDFGIGAGLLNLGASISTTILPKVNSKEDLIGTGLALQGVGYKYYGMENLTDMKGNFSGIKYIFGISVGTPKEWEVHTSIDNTVFIQEKTININKRIIETTKELEQLSQTPEATKKNLIKITGKTLKLRYEIYLENGGKEKVENRKKGKYNTR; via the coding sequence TTGGAGGAAAAAGTTTATGGAAAGCTATTTAAAGAAAAAGGGCAGGCAAGTCATCATTATATAAAACTAGAAGAAAAAACTGTAGATGAAAATGGAAATATAATAGAAAAAGATTTAAATGAAAAAGCTAATAGAGTTCAAGCATTAGTAGACTCATTTGCAGCTGATCTAAAATATAAAGGAGAAACTCCAAAAATACTTATAGGAGATCTTCCAACAGGAGTAGAAGCTTTTGCATCACCTGAGAATAATACAATAGCAATAGATAGAAAAGTACTGGCATTAGCAGATGCAAATAAAGTTCTGACTTTGGTAGGGCATGAACTTGGACATTTTAATAGTTATGATGCAAAAACAGAAAGCACAGCTAAAAGAGTGGAAGATGCAATTCAAGGAACAAAAAACAAAGGTAAATACACAGAAAAACTAGAAAAAGAATTCCAAGAAAAATATGCAGGAAGAGATATAAGTGGAAGTGAAGCACAAAAGGTAATAGATGGTATTTCTGAGGAAAACAGAGAAAAATATGGTTTTTCCACAGAATCATTTAATATTGCAGGGGCATTTATGGTAAGACCAAATTTTGGAAAAAGCTCTTATTATATTATAAATACAGAAAAGGAAGAGGGCTATCTTATAGAAACATTTGATTTTGGAATAGGGGCTGGTCTTTTAAATTTAGGTGCCAGTATTAGTACAACAATATTACCAAAAGTTAACTCAAAAGAAGATCTTATCGGAACAGGATTAGCACTTCAAGGGGTGGGATATAAATACTATGGTATGGAAAATTTGACAGATATGAAAGGAAATTTTTCAGGAATAAAATATATCTTTGGTATTTCTGTAGGTACTCCTAAAGAGTGGGAAGTACATACAAGTATTGATAATACAGTCTTTATTCAAGAAAAAACAATAAACATAAATAAGAGAATAATTGAAACTACAAAAGAACTTGAGCAACTAAGCCAAACTCCAGAAGCAACTAAAAAGAATCTAATAAAAATCACAGGGAAAACTCTAAAATTGAGGTATGAAATTTATCTAGAAAACGGAGGGAAAGAAAAAGTTGAAAATCGAAAAAAAGGAAAATATAATACTCGTTAA
- a CDS encoding M48 family metalloprotease gives MNTDFIVKGDNKTAEELGFNTDLDKAQVITKDEDKVLDAELHTDLLNKSERDKIVKAGEYLEAVYDGITDPGVGGKINTIKEQIYGDMLKKAAENYPGFVKFDEKVIDENGEILTDKLNEKGNRVQDLLKYFASSVGYEGEIPRILIGDLPVGEEAFASTLDNTIAIDRNILASADSNKILSILAHELGHFNGYDSGTESTASRIENTVLGAVSKKEVTGDYEAYFKNMYEGKDISGKEAQKIIDGIPEENKENSTTGYNVNVGASFGGRVGAGISRYVTRDYKNDKVTVFHTLDGALQITNPDLDTSLEFSFFPFVNDPTILEGRAHSIGVSFKIPYLEVVGGGFDIIYNTNNEWLGVKFSIGKSFYPFGVRASIADGATIIKKEELTFYEYNKKYHPRGGKNGY, from the coding sequence GTGAATACAGACTTTATAGTAAAAGGAGATAATAAAACTGCTGAAGAACTAGGATTTAATACAGACTTAGACAAAGCCCAAGTTATAACAAAAGATGAAGATAAAGTATTAGATGCCGAACTTCATACAGATCTATTAAATAAATCTGAAAGAGACAAGATAGTAAAAGCTGGAGAGTATTTAGAAGCTGTCTATGATGGAATAACAGATCCTGGAGTGGGAGGAAAGATTAATACAATCAAGGAACAAATATATGGAGATATGTTGAAAAAAGCAGCAGAAAATTATCCTGGATTTGTAAAATTTGATGAAAAAGTAATAGATGAAAATGGAGAAATATTAACTGATAAGTTAAATGAAAAGGGAAATAGAGTACAAGATCTATTGAAATATTTTGCATCAAGTGTTGGTTATGAAGGTGAAATACCAAGAATTTTGATAGGAGATCTTCCTGTTGGAGAAGAAGCATTTGCCTCAACTTTGGATAATACAATAGCAATAGATAGAAATATATTGGCTTCAGCAGATTCTAACAAAATATTGAGTATATTAGCTCATGAACTGGGACACTTTAATGGTTATGATAGTGGAACAGAAAGTACAGCTTCAAGAATAGAAAATACAGTATTAGGAGCAGTAAGCAAAAAAGAAGTTACAGGAGATTATGAAGCATATTTCAAAAATATGTATGAAGGAAAAGATATAAGTGGAAAAGAAGCACAGAAAATAATAGATGGTATACCAGAAGAAAATAAAGAAAATTCAACTACAGGATATAATGTAAATGTAGGGGCAAGTTTTGGTGGAAGAGTAGGAGCAGGAATTTCAAGATATGTAACTAGAGATTACAAAAATGATAAAGTCACAGTATTTCATACATTAGATGGTGCTCTTCAAATAACAAATCCAGATTTGGATACTTCTTTGGAATTTTCATTCTTTCCTTTTGTAAATGATCCAACAATTCTAGAAGGAAGAGCACATAGTATAGGAGTAAGTTTTAAAATTCCTTACTTAGAAGTTGTAGGAGGAGGATTTGATATTATTTATAATACAAATAATGAATGGTTAGGAGTAAAGTTTTCTATTGGAAAAAGTTTCTATCCTTTTGGAGTTCGTGCAAGTATAGCAGATGGTGCAACTATAATAAAGAAAGAGGAACTTACATTTTATGAGTATAACAAAAAATACCATCCAAGAGGAGGTAAAAATGGATATTAA